In the genome of Leptospira broomii serovar Hurstbridge str. 5399, the window CTTTAAGAATGACCGAAGGTAGAGCCTCTTCCGCATCGGTTCGAAATTCTCCTGATTTCTTTGCAAAAATATTTTCGGGAGCTTTGTCCTGTTTTACGTCTTCTTTCGAAATTCGGGATTGAATGAAGACATCGTCGTTTCGGGAAACCGAAACAAGGCCGATTCGACCCAGTTTCACGTTGTAAATTTTTGCCTTATCCAAAGTCTTTTCTTTGGGATTTCCGATTACGAACTTGAGTTCGCCCTCGGTTGTGAATGCTTTCACAAGGGATTGTTCGAAATCAGGGATATACATTAAGCCCGAAGCGATCGCAATTTGGTTCGGTACGTTCGTCGGAACTCTATTGACTATGCTAACTTGAAGCTCTTTGATATCCTTTCCTAACTTTACTCTTCCGTAAAGATACGGATTGTAATCATCTACGCGGAATTTAGAGCAAGCCAAATGGATAATCCCGATTGCGATGAGGAAAATTAAGGGGAAACGGAAGATTGTTTTTTCGTTTTTACTGGGTTTAAATAGATGCATAATTCGAAATGAATCCGAAGCGCGGGAATTCCGCCGATTTGGACGTAAACGGTACCATCCCGAGTATTCCATCAGAAAACAAGCAATTTCGACCAATCTAAGAAATCGTGTCCTCGGATGCGGTGGATTTTTTACTTTACACTAGGGCTTGTCCCAAATAATTTGAAAGGATATCGGGAACCACCCCATAGTATGGGTAGTAACAAGTCTAAGTTCGACATAAAAGTGTCGACTTTGACGGGAAACATCTCGCTCTCACAGGCGAGAGAGGCGGTTCAGAGACTCTCTGTAAGGCCGGCACTTGACAGTCAGTAAGGAAACGATCTCTTCTATCTTAGATGGTATCCTGCTCGCACCCGTTAAGTTGTACGCACTCATGGTTAGCCAAAGGCCCAACCATACGCTGATCGAGGTAGAGTTGGATCACCTCGAACACCCGTACGGTTCCGTCAGCCTTCTGGAATGTGAGCAAGTTTCCAGAAAACTGAATGAAGAGTTGGAGCGGATCTTCCCGGATCTGAACTACACTCTTAAAGTTTCTTCTGCTGGAGCGGAACGGAAACTGGTGCTTCCGGAGGACCTGGATCGGTTCCGTGGAATTCCAGTGCGCCTCGTGTACAGGGTTGAAGGTGAGTCGGGTGAGAAAGAGGGGATCTTCAGGATCCTGGATAGGCAGGGTGACCGTTTTATTTTGGAACCGTTTTCCAAACGGAAGAAAGGAAGCGGGAAAAAAAAGGAAGCCTTCTTGGAATTGAAGGATATACTGAAAGGAAATTTGTACGTAAGTATTTGATTATGGCAGTAAAGAAGAAAGAAGCCGAAGGCAATCTGTTGGAAGCAATTCAACAATTTTGCGCCGATAAATCCCTGGACCGGGAAGCGGTTATGGGAGTCATACGGGACTCTTTAATTACGGCCTATAAGAAAAAGTCCGGACTCGACGGTTTGGATGATACGGAAAATCCGATTAAGGTCGAATTCGCCTCGAATAACGAAGGCGATAACGTTGTCATCATTGTTCCACGGAAGGTCGTCGATGGAGAACCGAAAGACGGTTTGGAAATTTCTCTCGCGGACGCGAAAGTCACTCATCCGGAAGCCAGGATCGACGAAATATTAGAATTTAAAGAAAAGCCGATGGAGTTGTCCAGAATTATCTCCAGTCAAGCAAAACAAATGGTCTTCCAACGTCTCCGAGATATGGAGAAAGAGCTTTTATACGAAGAATATAAAGCGAAGGAAGGAGAACTAACTCACGGTTATTTCCAACGTTGGAAAAAGGACGCTATGTCGATCGACCTCGGAAAAGTGGAAGGCGTCATGCCTAAACGGGAGCAGAATCCCGGAGAAAAATACCACAGCGGCGACCGTTTAAAAGCGATCATTCAAAGGGTGGAATTAAGACCTCGTGAGCCGATTCCCGTAATCACTCTTTCTAGAGCTTCCGCCGATTTTGTTAAGAAATTATTTGAAATGGAAATTCCCGAGATCTACGACGGCCTCGTGGAGATTGTCAACGTTGCAAGGCAACCTTCCATACGAACAAAAGTGGTCGTGCACGCGACTCGCGGAGATATCGATCCTGTGGGAGCTTGCGTTGGGATGAAAGGTGTCCGGATTCAATCCATCGTGCGTGAACTCGGAAATGAGAGAATTGATATCGTCCAATATTCCAGCGACCCGACAGAGTTTATCGCGAATGCGATTTCTCCGGCGAAACCGTTCGATGTAAAGGTGGACACTCAAGGAAGAGAGGCAATGGTGATTGTTCCAGAAGAACAGCTTTCTCTTGCAATCGGAATTAACGGGTCCAACGTAAAGTTAGCCTCCCAATTGACGGGCTTTCGGATCGATATTAAAACAATTGCACAGTATAACGAAGAATTTTCCTCCCCGGAAGCGCGGGAGAGACTTGAGAAATTATTTAGTCCTCCTGCCGAAGAGGAGGAAGACGATGGCGCGACTCCCCTGGAAGACCTTCCCGGTCTTTCTGCTCGCCTAATCGGTCTTTTGCGGAGCGCCGGTATCAACGACGTAGAAACCTTGATCGAGATCAGTCAGGATGATTTGGCCAAACTCCCAGGAATCGGCCCGACTACCGCGACGCAAATTCTCAAAATTTTGGCTGAATCAGTGGAGTGGGTGGAAGAGGGTTAAATCTCTTCAATCACCCGAATATCGGGTGGGAAACCGGAAGGAACCGCCTTCGCAAGACCAGGAAATTATATGGAAGATAAGAATAAGACAATCAAGGAAAAGCTCCAAGGTTCTGCCGATGCCGGTAAGAAGAAGAAGCTGGTAATTAAAAAGAAGCCGGACGAGAAAAACTCCTCTCCCGCCTCCGGTTTCCGAAAAGAAACCTCGGGTGAACAGCAAGCTGCTCCTAGACAATCCGCTTCCGGAACCGGTGGCGGATCGAACACAAGGCAACAGTCTTCTTCCCATCCTAAAGAACAGCAATACTCAGAAACTAGACAAGATCGTCCGGAACCCCCTACTCCGAGAAGCCAACCGTTATTGGATGACGATACCTCTGGAAAAAAATCTCCCTTTCAGAGAGAAGACAATAATATTATAGTATCTCGTCCGAATCAAAGACAGACGTATTCCGGACCCAGTAGTAGGGATTCTTCTTCCGACAGCCAAGGTGGCGGCGGCGGATATCGCGGAGGCCAGGGCGGACAAGGCGGAGGATATCAAGGCGGCCAAGGTGGCGGCGGCGGATATCGCGGAGGCCAGGGTGGTCAAGGCGGAGGTTACCAAGGCGGTCAAGGTGGCGGCGGCGGATACCGCGGAGGCCAGGGCGGTCAAGGCGGAGGTTACCAAGGCGGTCAAGGTGGCGGCGGCGGATATCGCGGAGGCCAGGGTGGTCAAGGCGGAGGTTACCAAGGCGGTCAAGGTGGCGGCGGCGGATATCGCGGAGGCCAGGGCGGACAAGGCGGAGGTTACCGTGGAGGCCAAGGTGGTCCAGGCGGTGGCGGTGGATATCGTGGAGGTCCGGGTAGCGGCGGCGGCGCAGGTTTCCGCGGTCCAGGCGGACCCGGCTCCGGAGTTGCAGGGCCTCCTGGTGGAGAAGGCAGAGGTGTGCTCGGACCTTCCGGAAAAAAACGCGGTGGAGAAAAGGAAAAGTCAGGTCGATCGGAATCCTCTTTTGGCGCGGAAAATTCGAAGTTCTTTAAACAATCATATCGTAAACATAAAAGCGGCGGACCTACCGGGGTTTCCGTTCCGAAAGAGATTACAATATTAGAAAATGTTCAAGTCGGCGAGCTTGCCAAGAAAATGAATCTCAAGCCCGGCGACGTGATCGGAAAACTCATGAAGATGGGGATGATGGTCACGATCAATAATATTATCGATGCAGAAACAGCATCGATACTTGCGGACGAGTACGGCTGCAAAGTTAAGGTCGTTTCTCTTTATGAGGAAACTTTAATCGGAGAGGAAAAGGATAATCCGGAAGATTATATCCATAGACCGCCAGTCGTTACTATTATGGGGCACGTCGACCATGGTAAGACCAGGTTGTTGGATACTATCCGTAAATCCTCAGTTATTGATACCGAATCGGGTGGAATTACGCAGCATATCGGAGCTTACCAAGTAAAGACGCCGAGAGGGGAAATTACCTTCTTAGATACTCCGGGTCATGAGGCATTCACTTCGATGAGGGCTCGTGGTGCGAAAATTACGGATATCGTGATTCTTGTGGTCGCAGCCGACGACGGAGTAATGCCTCAAACGTTGGAAGCGGTATCGCATGCGAAAGATGCGAAGGTTCCGATCATTGTGGCAATCAACAAAGTCGATCTTCCTACCGCAAATCCAGAGAAGATTATGCAAGAACTCGCCAATCATGGACTTCAATCGGAAGAGTGGGGTGGCGATACCATGTATTGCAAAATTTCCGCAAAAGAGAATATAGGAATCGATAAACTCTTGGAAGCGGTGCTTTTACAAGCCGAAGTTCTGGACCTTAAGGCGAATCCGAAACGTAGAGCGAAAGGAACTATTGTAGAAGCAAAATTGGATCCGGGTCGTGGTGCCGTAGCAACCGTCCTAATTCAAAACGGAACACTCAGAGTGGGCGATCCGTTTGTCGCGGGAGTCTTTTCCGGACGTGTTCGAGCCATGTATGATGACTATGGACATTTGATCAAGGAAGCCGGACCGGCCTTCCCTGTTCAGGTAACCGGCTTGGATGGAGTTCCCGACGCGGGCGCTCCGTTCGATTCGATGGCGGATGAAAAAGAAGCCAGAAATATTTCCCAGCACAGAATCGAGTTCGAACGTATCGGTAACGCCGGAGCGACCGGTTCCAAAGTGACCTTGGAAAATATGAACGAGTTCATTAAACAAGGCGCATTAAAGGAACTGAAAGTTATCATCAAAGCGGACGTCCGCGGTTCTGCGGAGGCGATAAAAGAGGCTTTGGAAAAACTTTCCACTCCGGACGTGAAATTGAACGTGATTCAGTCCGGCGCAGGAGCCATCGTAGATATGGACGTTATGTTAGCTTCGGCCTCGAACGCTATCATAGTTGGATTCCACGTAAGGGCGAATCCAAAGACGATCGCGCTGGCGGAAAAAGAAGGCGTTCAGATCAAATACTACAGCATCATTTATCAGGTTGTAGACGAGATCAAGATGGCTATGGAAGGACTTCTCGAACCGGAGAAGATCGAAGAAGTCATCGGGACCGCCGAAATCCGCGAGGTTTTCAAAGTATCGAAAATCGGAAATATCGCGGGCTGTATGGTTACTTCCGGAAAGATTACGAAAGCCTCCGGCGTTCGCGTGATCAGCGAAGGAGTGATCGTTTTCGACGGAAAATTAAAATCACTGAGACGATTCAAAGACGAAGTAAACGAAGTTCTAAACAACTTCGAATGCGGTATTCAGTTGGAAGGATTCAACGATTTCAAAGTCGGAGATTCGATTGAAGCGTATACAGTCACGGTGATCAAACGGAAGCTAGACTAAGAGGTCGATTTTGAATCCTATCCGTAAAAGGAAGATCGAAGTGGAGACGGTGAGAACCGTCGCCATGATGATTCTTACCGGAAAGGTGAAGGATCCCAGAGTGCATATGGTTTCCGTTCACCGTTCGGAGTTATCAGACGACGCTAGATTCTTGAAAGTGTACGTTACCTCTATCGTGACGGATAAAAAGAAGGAAAAACTGTTGGCGGGATTGAATAGCGCCGCGGGAAAATTTGCAGCGACTTTATCGACGAAGTTGAATCTTCGAATGACTCCGAAGATTTCCTTTGTATGGGATGACGAATACATCCAAGGCTTAGATGAATCCCTTCGACTTACGAGAAAACCCACCAACCCGAACTGAAATCGGATTCTTACTTCTGGACAAACCTGTGGGAATGACTTCCTCGGACTTGGTCTTGAAGGCAAAGAAATCTCTCGGCCTGCGGAAAGTAGGACATACCGGCACCCTGGATAAGGCGGCCTCGGGCTTGATGCTTCTTCCAATCGGCTCTTCTACTAGCTTCTCTTCCTTGTTCTTGACCAAAGAAAAGGAATACATCGCAGAAGTTCAGTTCGGATTCTCTACCGATTCGGGTGACAGGGAAGGTTTGGTTTTGGAAGATTGGGAAATCGAGAAGACCAAGGCCTGGCTCATAGAGAATCGTCCTAAATTAGATGCGGTTTTACGAAATGTTCCCGAGTGGGAAGAGCAAACCGCGCCAGAGATCTCCGCCTTAAAAGTCGGCGGAAAAAGACGGGCCCAGCTTTTTCGGGAGGGCGTGGAAGTTCCGTCAAGCGTTAGGAAGATTAAAATTTACGAATTCGAAGTTCGTAATTTTGAAGAAACGGGACTCACGATTCGAACGAAGGTTTCGGGCGGTACTTACATTCGAAAGCTTGTAATGGATATTGGGGAGGCATGCGGGCTTCCGATGAGTCTCAAATCCTTGATTCGTACGAAGGTGGGAAAACTGATGTTGGAGCAGGCCGATGCCTTCGACTCCTTAGAATCAAAAACTGCGAAAATCCATCCTCCTGAAGAAATCTTGGACATTCCGACCTTAGAAATTCCGGGAACCGAAGTAAAAGACGTTTTTCATGGGAAGAAGATCAAATTGGAATGGATTCCTGCTCAGGAATTTCTTCTTACTTCTCCCGAAGGAGAGATCTTGGCTTGGTGTAGACGGGACGGTTTGCCGGGTAGTTTAACCTATAAATATTTAAAGGTCTTCCCTAAAAATTAGCTTGGACGCCCTGCCCTAGCCCCCGAAAATTGGCACAGGTACATTCAAAGCTATGATAACTACGGAAGCAAAGAAGCAAATTATATCCGCATTTGCAAAAGGAAGCGCAGACACTGGATCCACTGAGGTTCAAGTTGCGCTTCTGGACGCTCGCATTAAGGGTTTAAACGAGCATTTTAAAGGTCACAAGAAAGATTTTCATTCTAAAACGGGTTTACTTAAGCTCGTAAGCAAACGTAAGAAATTATTGGAATACCTAAAACGCAAAGATCTAGATCGTTACAAGAAGCTGATCGAAACTCTCGGACTACGTAAGTAAGGTCCGTCTCATGGCAAAATCTATTACCGGCCAATTCGGTCGGGATGCAATCACTCTCGAAACGGGAGACTGGGCAAAACAGGCTCATGGATCCGTAGTTTATAAAACCGGAAATTTGGTCCTTCTTGCAACCGTCTGCGCTGCCGACGAGCCGAAAGAAGGTCAGGATTTTTTTCCTTTAACCTGCGAATATTCCGAAAAGATCTATTCCGTTGGACGCTTTCCCGGCGGATATTTTAAACGGGAATCGAAACCATACGAGCACGAAGTACTTAATTCTAGAATCATAGATCGTCCCATCCGTCCTCTATTTCCGGAAGGATATTTTTGCGAAGTTCAGCTATTAGTTCAAGTGCTCTCCGCAGATACGGAAGTTTCTACCGCGGGGCATGCCTTGAATGCCGCGTCTGCGGCTCTTTCTATTTCCAATATTCCGTTTAACGGTCCGATCGCTGGAGCTCGTATCGGCAGAATTAACGGCGAGCTAATCATCAATCCTACAAATAAGGAAATCGTAAATTCCGATTTGGATTTGATCGTAGCCGGAACAAAAACTCATATCGTAATGATCGAAGGGGAAGCGAAAGAACTTTCCAATGAGGAAATGTTGGCCGCCTTGAAATTCGCGCAATCCCATATCTCTAAGTTCGTGGAACTTCAAGAAAACTGGGTCAAAGAATTGGCGATTGCCAAGAAAGAAGTCAAGCTCAAGCAAAAAGACGAAGCTTTGTTAACCGAAGTGCGTAAATATGCATTCGATAAACTTTCTGCTGCAAATCGTACATCGGATAAGCTGTCCCGCACCAAAGAAATTTCCAACGCTAACAAGGAAGTCGTCGAATATTTCAAGGCTACCGTTACGGAAGCGGAGAAAATCAAAGACATTAAAAATTTCTTACATGAACTCGAATACGAGATCGTTCGCGAACAAGTTTTAAAGGACGGTGTTCGTTTTGACGGTCGTAAACTGGATGAGATCAGGAATATTAGTGTCGAGATGAGCCCTCTCCCGGGTGTGCACGGTTCCGCAGTGTTTACCCGTGGACAAACTCAGTCCTTAGGGACTGTGACATTGGGAACCGCTTCCGATAACCAACGGTACGAAACGTTGGAAGGGCAGAAGGAAAAGAACTTCATGCTGCATTATAATTTCCCTGCGTTTTCTGTCGGAGAAGTACGAAGATCATCCGGTCCTGGTAGGAGAGAGATCGGGCATGGAAATTTGGCGGAAAGAGCCCTCAAACTTGTTCTGCCGAAACTGGATGATTTTCCGTATGTAATCCGAGTGGTTTCGGAAATTTTGGAATCAAACGGTTCCTCCTCTATGGCTTCGGTTTGTTCCGGTTCGCTCGCTTTGATGGCTGCAGGAGTTCCTATCAAATCTTCCGTTTCAGGAATTGCGATGGGACTTTTCTCGGACGATAAGGGCCGCTTTGCGGTTCTTTCGGATATCGCCGGCTTGGAAGATCATTTCGGAGATATGGATTGTAAAATCGCGGGAACGCGTAAAGGAATCACCGCCTTCCAAATGGACTTAAAAGTCACAGGCGTTGCGTTCGACGTTCTTGAATCGGTCTTTAACCAGGCTCAAAAGGCGCGCTTTCATATCTTGGATATTATGGAAAAACATATTTCCAAGGCCGAGGCAACGGTTTCTAGGAAGGCTCCTCGTATCATCATCAAACATATCCCGAAAGATCGAATCGGTGAGTTGATCGGTCCGGGTGGTAAGAATATACGTGCCATTATCGAAGCTTCCGGCGCGGATATCAATATCGACGATGACGGTCGAGTAACGATTGCGGGCGCCAATATGGAATCCGCGGAAAAAGCGGCCGGAATGGTCGAAGGTTTTTTTGCGGAAGTCGAAGTCGGAAAGATTTACGAAGGAAAAGTGAAGAGAATCACGGACTTCGGAGCCTTTGTTGAAATTCTCCCCGGCAAAGAAGGCCTTTGCCACATCTCCAAATTGGACTCTAAACGAGTGAATTCGGTTAAGGACGTTGTCCGCGAAGGCGAAATCATTAAGGTCCGAGTTTTGAACGTAGATAAGACCGGAAAAATAGATCTTTCTCGTAGAGACGCACTCGAAGTTTAATCTCATTTGCCGGCGAAATCATCGCCGGCTATTCCTCTCACATTGACTTTAAAAGAAGAACAAACCCATAAGATAGAGCTACCGAACGGCATCACCGTTCTATTCCAGCGTGCACCCTATACGGTTAGCGTTTCCCTCGGCGTTTATATAAGAATAGGATCCAGATCGGAAAGTCCGGAAGAAGCAGGTTACTGCCATTTCCTTGAACATATGTTGTTCAAGGACACCCAAAAGAGAACGGCAAAACAGCAAGCCGAAGATTGGGAAAGAGTAGGCGCCTATTCGAATGCTGCTACTTCTCGGGAATATACCAATTTTTATGCGACTTTAGCATCTCGAGACCTCGAACTCGGATTGGAACTACTTTCGGAAATGATGTTTCTTCCTTTGCTTCGAGATCAGGATATAAAGACGGAAGCCGAAGTGGTTTTGGAGGAGATGAAAGGCTATGAAGATTCTCCCGAAGACGGAGTACATGATTTTTACTATAATAATTTCTTTCCTGAAAATGCTTTAGGACGGGATATTATCGGAACGGAAAAAAGCATCAAAGCAGTTACTTCAAAATCGCTAAGGAAATTTTACGAGAAATACTACCACTCGGCAAACATGATTCTTTCTATTTCCGGCGATTATGAACCGGAATGGATTCTCAAAACAGTAGAAAAATATTTTTCCGTAAAAACGAATCGAAGGCTGACCGCCCATTTTGAAACTCCCCGAAAGGTATTCGGATATTTCCGCAAAGGAAATAAAGAAACTGAACAAGCATACTTTATCCTTGGAGGAGAAGGGCGTCCGAGAAGTTTTTACGATGCAACTCGTCTTTCTCTTCTGACTCACATTTTAGGCGGAGGAATGTCTTCTCGGCTTTTCCAGAAAATTAGAGAAGAGAAGGGGCTCTGCTATAACATTACGAGTTACCCTTCTTCTTATAGCGATATGGGAATTACTTCGATCGTTTGTTCTTCTTCGAAAGAGAGGTTTTTAGAGTCTATAACATTGATTCTGGAAGAATTACGAATCTTCTTGGATCTAGGAATCACATCAGCGGAACTCTCGGACGCAAAAACGAATCACGAAGGAAGTTTATCGATCGGATACGAGCACACCGAAAGTAGGATGAATAATATAGCCTTTCAAGAGATGTACTATGGGAAGTATTACACTTTAGAGGAACGAATCCGAGAAATTCATTCCGTAACTTTGGATGAATTGAATTCTTTGGCGAAGAAAATTTTCGCGCTTCCTAAATTGCATTTATCCGTCTTGGCAAAAATGAACGCTAAGGAAGAAGAGAAACTTAAAAAGATCTTCGAATCGTTTTCATATCCGGAGTGAAGGACCGCATGAAGATTGCTGTGAAAAAACTGCATACCAATGCTAAATTACCCGAAATTAAGACGTCGGGTTCGGCCGGGTATGATTTGTATTCTTGTTTGGAATCTCCGTTGGAACTCCCAGTCGGAGAAGTGAAGTTGGTGCGAACAGGTTTGGCTTTTGCAATCCCGGACGGGTTCCATTTTGAAATCCGCCCGAGATCGGGATTTTCCACAAAATTCACCATTTTGGTTCCGAATTCTCCCGGAACGATCGATTCAGATTATCGCGGTGAGCTCATGGTGCCTTTGCTGAACCTAGGAATGACTCCTTATCTTTTGGAAGACGGGGTTCGAATCGCTCAGTTGTTGATTCGCAGAACCTGGCTTACTGATTGGGAAATTGTCGAAGAGTTACCCGAAACTGCAAGAGGAGCCGGGGGCTTCGGTAGTACTGGATTATAAATCTAGCGCTCAATCAAATCTATTTGTAGATTCCGAATTCTGTATGAGCTCCCACAGAATCCACGTTTGAAAACTTCTTGCCAGAGGAATAGTTTTGTGGTAAGGAATTTTCCACCGCTTCGCTCCGGCCCCCGCCCAGGAAGGGTGGGGTGCATTAAGCCAATTCCACTCTCCACTCCAGATTCCGAATTCTGTAGGAGCTCCCACAGAATTTACGTTTGAAAACTTCTTGCCAGAGGAATAGTTTTGTGGTAGGGAATTTTCCACCGCTTCGCTCCGGCCCCCGCCCAGGAAGGGTGGGGTGCATTAAGCCAATTCCACTCTCCACTCCAGATTCCGAATTCTGTATGAGCTCCCACAGAATTCACCTTTGAAAACTTCTTGCCAGAGGAATAGTTTTGTGGTAAGGAATTTTCCACCGCTTCGCTCCGGCCCCCGCCCAGGAAGGGTGGGGTGCATTAAGCCAATTCCACTCTCCAAACTCCTGCTTAGTCCACCGACGTCCTCCCAAAATTGGAATCGCTTCTCCCTTCCTGAAAAAACTACCGATTCCCCATGATTAAGTCTCTTTTCCTTTCTTACTAAGATGCCGATTTTTAAGTGGTATGGAACCAAAAGCAGGAATGGACCGCAATATTATTATTTGGGAGAGGGGGCGAGCCGCTTTGCCTTACCTGTTGCTATTTACGGGAATTTTCTTAACCCTTTCGCTTGGTTCATTCACGATTGCCGACAACGGTGTTCAATCCAATCTCTTCGGTCGAACCGGACATTATTTGTCTTGGGGAATCCTGTATTTATTTGGAAATGCGGCTTTCGTACCGGGAATCATGCTGATTTTGACGGGAGGAATCCTTCTCGTACAGCCTAACCAAGATGCGACTACAAAGCTTCTTACGATTCCTCTCTTCCTGCTCGCGGTTTCGGTTAGCCTAAATGTTTTCGGAAATCCTTCTACGATTCCTTTCGCAGCTAACGGTGGTGTTCTCGGCCAAGCACTTGCGGTAGCCTTAGAGTATATTCTTGGCGCGACCGGACGATTGTTGATTCATTTCGTTATTTATTTCTACGGGATTCTCGTTTATTTGAATGAATCTCCTATTCATTTTCTAGGTAGAATCATGGCTCAGGGGGGATTTTCTCTCTCTGATTGGAAAAAGCAATGGTTGGCGGGTTATCGCCAACCGTTGGGGGAAGAAAGAGAACCTTATACACGACTCTTTCCGGAAGCCCCCTCGTCCCCGATCGCGGAAAATATCACTAAGCTCATGAAGACCTGGAAAAGGCCGAGCTCCGAATTTTCTGAATCGGAAGTCCCTCCTTGGTTTAAACGGGAAACGGTTTCTCCTAACGGAAACTCCTTATATTCCATTCCTCGTTCCCCGGAAACATCCGAAAGAAAAAGCGCGAATTCCTTACTGCAAAGAGAAGCTACCGCTTCGGTATCTACCTACGATTCCAAAATTCGTTACAAAAACTCGGGTCTTTTGGACGGATTTTTCGAGGAAGATAGAAAAGTATTTCAGTTCAGAAGCGCTTCCCCAGATTTATTAGAAAAAGTTTATGGGTCTCCGGTAAAGGATGAATCCCGTGATAGAGGCAGATGGGAACTTCTTGATCTCAGGACGAATGTGCCGGCTGAAGTCGAGGATGTGGAGCCCGATTCGGTAGAACCGTCGAAAGTCACCGAGTCTAATCCCGCGACGATGACCGCTTCTTCCGATATGTCGGAACCTCCCGATTTTACCGAGTCTGAAACGGAATGGGAGGAGGATGAAGATCTTTCCGAAGAACATATCTTGGAAGATGACGGTGACCAAGATTTCGAGGAAGAAGCAGAAAACGATTCAAGTATATCAGAACCTTCTACTGTAGCTCCTCCGATAGAGGTGATTCCCGCCGTAGTTAAGGAAAAAGTTTTTCTTCCCGAAGTCATCGTTAGTAAACCTAAGCAGGCTGAGCTTCCGTTTACACCCGTTTCTATGGTCCCGATATTTCGCTCGAAAAGATCCGTATATCACATTCCTTTAAACAGATTACATACGAATCCGACGAAAGTCCATGAGGCTCTATTCAAAGTCGAATCGGAGAAAGTGGCTTTCGAAATTGTGAACGCTCTGAAAGTTTACGGATATGAAACCAAAGTCGTCGCTTGGGAAAGAGGACCGATTATTACCCGCTACGAACTGACTCCTCCACCTGGGGTGAAGCTAGGTAGAATCACGTCCTTAACGGATGAACTCAGAATGTACCTTGCGGTCAAGAATGTTCGAATCGTGGCGCCTATACCAGGAAAATCCACGATCGGGATCGAAGTTCCGAATAAACATCGCGAGGACGTTTTGTTAGGGGATATTTTACGCTCTTCTTTGGTTCCAAAAGCGAAGAAGGATTTGAATATCATCATCGGAAAGGATATTTCAGGTAAGTTAGTCTCTATCGATTTGAATAAACTCCCGCACCTCCTTGTAGCAGGAACGACCGGCTCCGGTAAATCGGTTTGTTTGAACTCTATGATCGCCTCCCTTGTATTGAATCTTTCTCCCGAGGAAGTTCGTTTTATCATGGTAGACCCCAAGATGGTGGAGTTAACCCTCTTTGAAGATATTCCGCATCTATTAATGCCGGTCATTAAAGACGCGAGAAAGGCGACAAAAGCATTGGCTTGGGTAATCCAAGAAATGGAATCTCGCTATGAAGCGGTCTCCCAATTGAAGTGCCGTGATTTTAGATCTTATAACGAAAAAGTGGAGGATTATTATCATAAAGAAGGCTATTCAAAAATGCCTTACATAGTCGTATTCATAGACGAGTTGGCCGACTTGATGATGGTATCCGGGAAGGACTTGGAGGATGCAATCACGCGGATCAGCCAAAAATCCAGAGCAGTAGGCATTCATTTAGTGATGGCGACTCAGAGGCCGTCCGTCGACGTCATAACAGGTTTAATTAAGGCTAACTGTCCTGCTCGAATCGCTTTTCATGTG includes:
- the nusA gene encoding transcription termination factor NusA — its product is MAVKKKEAEGNLLEAIQQFCADKSLDREAVMGVIRDSLITAYKKKSGLDGLDDTENPIKVEFASNNEGDNVVIIVPRKVVDGEPKDGLEISLADAKVTHPEARIDEILEFKEKPMELSRIISSQAKQMVFQRLRDMEKELLYEEYKAKEGELTHGYFQRWKKDAMSIDLGKVEGVMPKREQNPGEKYHSGDRLKAIIQRVELRPREPIPVITLSRASADFVKKLFEMEIPEIYDGLVEIVNVARQPSIRTKVVVHATRGDIDPVGACVGMKGVRIQSIVRELGNERIDIVQYSSDPTEFIANAISPAKPFDVKVDTQGREAMVIVPEEQLSLAIGINGSNVKLASQLTGFRIDIKTIAQYNEEFSSPEARERLEKLFSPPAEEEEDDGATPLEDLPGLSARLIGLLRSAGINDVETLIEISQDDLAKLPGIGPTTATQILKILAESVEWVEEG
- the rbfA gene encoding 30S ribosome-binding factor RbfA translates to MNPIRKRKIEVETVRTVAMMILTGKVKDPRVHMVSVHRSELSDDARFLKVYVTSIVTDKKKEKLLAGLNSAAGKFAATLSTKLNLRMTPKISFVWDDEYIQGLDESLRLTRKPTNPN
- the infB gene encoding translation initiation factor IF-2, translated to MEDKNKTIKEKLQGSADAGKKKKLVIKKKPDEKNSSPASGFRKETSGEQQAAPRQSASGTGGGSNTRQQSSSHPKEQQYSETRQDRPEPPTPRSQPLLDDDTSGKKSPFQREDNNIIVSRPNQRQTYSGPSSRDSSSDSQGGGGGYRGGQGGQGGGYQGGQGGGGGYRGGQGGQGGGYQGGQGGGGGYRGGQGGQGGGYQGGQGGGGGYRGGQGGQGGGYQGGQGGGGGYRGGQGGQGGGYRGGQGGPGGGGGYRGGPGSGGGAGFRGPGGPGSGVAGPPGGEGRGVLGPSGKKRGGEKEKSGRSESSFGAENSKFFKQSYRKHKSGGPTGVSVPKEITILENVQVGELAKKMNLKPGDVIGKLMKMGMMVTINNIIDAETASILADEYGCKVKVVSLYEETLIGEEKDNPEDYIHRPPVVTIMGHVDHGKTRLLDTIRKSSVIDTESGGITQHIGAYQVKTPRGEITFLDTPGHEAFTSMRARGAKITDIVILVVAADDGVMPQTLEAVSHAKDAKVPIIVAINKVDLPTANPEKIMQELANHGLQSEEWGGDTMYCKISAKENIGIDKLLEAVLLQAEVLDLKANPKRRAKGTIVEAKLDPGRGAVATVLIQNGTLRVGDPFVAGVFSGRVRAMYDDYGHLIKEAGPAFPVQVTGLDGVPDAGAPFDSMADEKEARNISQHRIEFERIGNAGATGSKVTLENMNEFIKQGALKELKVIIKADVRGSAEAIKEALEKLSTPDVKLNVIQSGAGAIVDMDVMLASASNAIIVGFHVRANPKTIALAEKEGVQIKYYSIIYQVVDEIKMAMEGLLEPEKIEEVIGTAEIREVFKVSKIGNIAGCMVTSGKITKASGVRVISEGVIVFDGKLKSLRRFKDEVNEVLNNFECGIQLEGFNDFKVGDSIEAYTVTVIKRKLD
- the rimP gene encoding ribosome maturation factor RimP, whose translation is MYALMVSQRPNHTLIEVELDHLEHPYGSVSLLECEQVSRKLNEELERIFPDLNYTLKVSSAGAERKLVLPEDLDRFRGIPVRLVYRVEGESGEKEGIFRILDRQGDRFILEPFSKRKKGSGKKKEAFLELKDILKGNLYVSI